The sequence CCGTTTGGAATGCTGGCCAATTCCCAGCTAACTTACACACTCAAGATATGTCTTCCAAAAGTACCATAGAAATTAACTTCAAGGCAATGGAAATGATCATTTTAGGTACTGAATATGCGggtgaaatgaaaaaaggtATTTTCACTGTGATGTTTTATTTGATGCCTGTACACCATAATATTTTGACTTTACACTCTTCCGCAAACCAAGGTATCCAAAACGGCGACGTCACTTTATTCTTTGGTTTGAGTGGTACTGGTAAAACCACTCTATCTGCAGACCCACATAGATTATTGATTGGTGACGATGAGCACTGCTGGTCTGATAATGGTGTCTTCAATATTGAGGGTGGTTGCTATGCCAAATGTATTAACCTATCTGCTGAAAAGGAGCCTGAAATTTTCGATGCTATTAGATTCGGTGCCGTATTGGAAAATGTTAAGTACGATGAGAAATCTCATGTTGTTGACTACGATGATTCATCAATTACTGAAAATACTAGATGTGCGTACCCAATTGATTATATTCCAAGTGCTAAGATTCCATGTTTGGCCGATTCCCATCCAAAAAACATCATCCTATTAACTTGTGACGCTTCTGGTGTTTTACCTCCCGTTTCTAAACTGACTCCTGAACAAGTCATGTATCATTTCATTTCTGGTTACACCTCTAAAATGGCAGGAACTGAGCAAGGTGTCACTGAACCTGAACcaacattttcttcctgTTTCGGTCAACCCTTCTTAGCTTTGCACCCTATCAGATACGCTACCATGCTAGCCACCAAGATGTCTCAACACAAAGCTAATGCCTACTTAATTAACACCGGCTGGACTGGTTCCTCTTATGTTTCTGGAGGTAGTCGTTGTGCATTAAAATACACAAGAGCAATCCTAGATTCCATTCATAATGGTTCGCTAGCTAAGGAGTCATACGAATCTTTACCAATTTTTAATCTCCAAGTTCCTACCAAGGTCAAAGGTGTTCCGGCTGAACTTTTGAATCCAGCTAAAAATTGGTCTCAAGGTGAAGCTAAATATAAAGGCGCCGTTACCAACTTGGCCAATTTGTTCgttgaaaactttaaaatttATCAAGACAGAGCTACTCCAGATGTATTAGCCGCTGGTCCTCAATTTTGAGT is a genomic window of Saccharomyces eubayanus strain FM1318 chromosome XI, whole genome shotgun sequence containing:
- the PCK1 gene encoding phosphoenolpyruvate carboxykinase PCK1, with amino-acid sequence MSPSKMNAVAGTTSEVEQKIRKELALSDEVTTIRRNAPAAVLYEDGLKENKTVISSSGALIAYSGVKTGRSPKDKRIVEEPTSKDEIWWGPVNKPCSERTWSINRERAADYLRTRDHIYIVDAFAGWDPKYRIKVRVVCARAYHALFMTNMLIRPTEEELAHFGEPDFTVWNAGQFPANLHTQDMSSKSTIEINFKAMEMIILGTEYAGEMKKGIFTVMFYLMPVHHNILTLHSSANQGIQNGDVTLFFGLSGTGKTTLSADPHRLLIGDDEHCWSDNGVFNIEGGCYAKCINLSAEKEPEIFDAIRFGAVLENVKYDEKSHVVDYDDSSITENTRCAYPIDYIPSAKIPCLADSHPKNIILLTCDASGVLPPVSKLTPEQVMYHFISGYTSKMAGTEQGVTEPEPTFSSCFGQPFLALHPIRYATMLATKMSQHKANAYLINTGWTGSSYVSGGSRCALKYTRAILDSIHNGSLAKESYESLPIFNLQVPTKVKGVPAELLNPAKNWSQGEAKYKGAVTNLANLFVENFKIYQDRATPDVLAAGPQF